The genomic window TTTGCACCCTGCAAAAGTGAGGGAGCATGGTACGAAGATACGGTTTACCTGGTGTATGGGGGGGATAACATTTTTTATATTCCTGTTTGAAACAATAACAGGTATTCTTTTAATGTTTTATTACGTCCCCGATGTGAACAGGGCATATGCAGATATCGTTGATTTAATGTATGTAGTGCCGTTTGGAAGGTTTTTGAGAAATTCTCACCGATGGGGCGCTCACGCAATGGTTATTACCGTAAGCATTCATATGTTTCGGGTATTTTTAACCGGTTCGTATAAACCGCCAAGGCAGTTCAATTGGGTGGTGGGTGTCATTTTGCTGGTTCTCACATTTTTATTAAGTTTTACCGGCTACTTGTTGCCTTGGGATCAGTTAGGCTATTGGGCTATTACCGTAGGCACCAATATGGCGCGTGCAACGCCTTTTTTAGGCCATGAAGGACCGTTTTCGTATATTCTGGGGATGAGAGCGGATAATGACGTTCGCTTCGCCCTATTAGGTGGAACGTCAATTGATGCTCCGGCATTGCTCAGGGCTTATGTATGGCACTGTATTGCAATACCGTTGATGGCATCAGCGCTTATGATGGTGCATTTCTGGAGAGTGCGCAAAGACGGTGGGATTTCCGGTCCTTTATAAGAAGTGGTGATTTAGCATAATTTAGAGAGATATTTCTGAGGAGTGGTTCCATGGAAGTTAGGCAGGAAAAGAAAGGAATGGTTGAAGTTAAGGACGATAAGGTGTTTACATGGCCCACCCTGGTTGCTAAAGAATTTTTAGCGGCTATTTTTGTTACGGTTGGGCTGCTATTCTATTCGTACTTTGTAGACGCGCCTCTCAGGGAGTTGTCAAATCCTGGACAGGCAGAAAATCCGGCTAAGGCACCATGGTATTTTTTGGGTCTGCAAGAGGCATTGGTTTATTTTGATCCATGGTATGCTGGTGTTATACTGCCAAGCATTATCATTGTAGGACTGATTCTCATTCCGTATTTGGATAATAACCCGAAGGGAAATGGTTATT from Candidatus Brocadia sp. includes these protein-coding regions:
- a CDS encoding cytochrome b N-terminal domain-containing protein, yielding MGGITFFIFLFETITGILLMFYYVPDVNRAYADIVDLMYVVPFGRFLRNSHRWGAHAMVITVSIHMFRVFLTGSYKPPRQFNWVVGVILLVLTFLLSFTGYLLPWDQLGYWAITVGTNMARATPFLGHEGPFSYILGMRADNDVRFALLGGTSIDAPALLRAYVWHCIAIPLMASALMMVHFWRVRKDGGISGPL